The DNA region TATCTAGCAGCAACATTGTCTAATGACTGTTAGACAGTCTGTATTTTCAGTCACTAGGTGTTTTGTTCCAATAGTTCTTACAGACTGTAGCTGTCTCTAATCATCCTGTCAGCAGGAACAAACAAGTTCCTACTTACTGATATTTGTAAAATAACAGTACTGCAACTTCAACAAAAAAAGTGATGTGTTAATTGTCTCCTTTGTATTAAAGAGTGCAACACAGGCCAAATACTTTATTAATGGATTTTTCCTCCAATGCAGACTATAAATGCATGGAAATTTCCAGGAGGTCTGTCTAATCCAGGAGAAGACATTGGTAAGTTCTATGAGAACAGGTCAGCCATCAACAAAACTATAAAGACATGAACATCACTGAAATACAGCATGACCCACATTGCTCCTGTGATGGATTGTTTCCTTGAATTAATGGTGAATAGATGGAGTGATGCAATTCTGGGACCCTAAGGGTAACAGGGTAGCATGTTCAGGACAAAGAAGTTTTGTGTTTGTAACATTTACTCTTTTCCACACTTTAAGTGAGTGCTTGAGGCCAGCTAAGTTTTTATAGGCTGGTCAGATATGCTGCAATATGAGCCAGAAGTGCAGAGGATTAAGGTAATCCATATATAGCCCAAATAAAACTGAAACAGGGAGCTCTCAGCTCACACTGGAATCCAAGGCAGTGACCTCAGGGATGTACTGAGCAAAAATTTCCATTCCAATAAATGCACTTGCTTCCTTCCACCCCTTTCACTTAATTAAGTTTGGACCAAGAGCTCCTTGGCACAGGGCAAGGGTGAAGTGCAGGGCCTCAGTCTTGTGGGCACCTACTCCCAACAGAGACATGAAGCACTCCTGTGGTAGGAAACAATGCTGGTTTGAGGAAACTTCTCATTTCTCTCCAACACAGCACAGCTGATGAACACTGCTGCAGTTTATCTTCACAGGTGAATGAACAAGGCTGTTTATGAAGAAAATCtaggttttttcctccttgtaTCTCAACCCTTAAAATCATGATCCACAGGCTGGTTACTTAAGCTGGGTGTTGAGCCCAGGTTTCCTGACTGTTCCATACCTTAGAAATACCTACTCTTTTAGCAGTCTCCCTAAAACAATGTGTGGTAGGGTTGTATTCCAGTTATTGTTTCAATACATGGAGAAAGTTGTTGGTTGTCAGGATATATTTGAGTTTAGTTTTTGTAATTCATGAGTCATGTTTTAAGTCTTTCTGTCAAACCTGGTGATGGAAATCCAAAATATTTGCTGGACAATGCAATGTAACATAGTGAAATGGATCCATGTTTTCAAAAGAATCACAAATGCCATTGCTGTTGTCTAGCCAGACTCCTTCTCACTTCTAGTGCCAGTAGCAGCAGGCTTTTTGTACTCAAGGGAACAACAAATGACCAGCACTGGCATTCCAGTGGGATTCCCCAGAGTGATACTGCTACTGAGTGCAACAGCAGCCATCCCTCACTTAACAGGCAAATTATGGCTGGAGCCTGGACTGAAAACCACCCAGGAGAAAAGTGTCTTACAGCTTCCCTCCTGCCACTTCTAAACTACAGAATAATAAAAGTTACGATTCTCTGCATCACATCTTATATTACAAGAAGATATAAATTAGTCAAGCATAAAATATAATAGAgcctaattttcctttttcattcttACATCAAACCTTAAAAACACAAGTCACTCAAGGGACTAAACTGTAAATTACAATTAAAAATTGCAATTACATTGCTTAAAATCCTTTGGTTACATGAAGTGACAACATGCATGGCTGCCTACTTAAATGAGTGCAAACTGACCCATGCAAGTGACACCAATAGTTTCATAATGCAGATTAAGCAAAGCGCATACATTTTTGTATCCGAGTATCTCTGAAACTCCAGCCTTAGTGTTTCTTCTAGTTTAATTGTCATcagatatttatatatatatatatatacacacactcaCATTTAAATAAAAGGGAAACAGAAAATGGAACTTCATCTAAAAGCAAAGCTCAAAGCTTACATGAAATCCATCATTGCTGCCATTTTCTTAACTACAGCCTGCCTCAGCATTCCTCATGATCTCAGTTCACTTCTGTGTAACACAGCCCCGTGCCCACTAACAAAACCACCTGCCACAGGGGGTTACTATTTCCAGTATCTGAAACTACCCCTGAAACATCTGTTTTGTTCCCTTCTGAATTGGCAAGATGCAAACTTCCATAGGATGACGAATCTCTGCGagtcttttaaaatgcatttgcttTTGGAAGCAAGCCAGCACATGTTCCTTACTCAAAATGAACTATAAGGAGCAGGTAACATTGCACAACAGTTCTGTACACTGACCACTCAAACCAGAGACAACAAGGAGGTTACCTTAATTTGGGAAAAGCCAGTATTTCACCTACCAGTACTTACCCCAGGCAAGTAGGATTTGACTTGACTACAATGAAACTGCAGACTTTGGGGAAATCAGTGGAATATTAAAAGACTTCTTAGGGGCTCTTCAATTTGTTATTGAAGAGAAAACTACCTCTGGAGGAGTTCTGGATGGATGAGTGGTCCTCTGGCTGTAATTGCAGCACAAAGACCTTGTAGACCCTAAAGTTCCTGCTGCATTTGTGGTGAGGAATGTTAGCACTGACCTTACTCTGGCTGAGGCACACAGAATGCACACATGCAGCACAAATGCAGCATGTTTACAGCATGTTTCCTGCAAGAACAGGCTCTGTGCTGCACTGGTGCTGTGGTATATTTGAAATGTCACCTGATTCTTACGGTACATCTTGAAAAGGACCTGGCACTaactttcattttctgaaaagaGTTTTATCTATTTTGTTACCCCCTGGGGTGAAGTGCAGTGAAACTGATCTGATCAAGAGATCTGACATCagtgcaggcacagctgcacaCAGTCTGAACCCGAGACTGGGCAGGGGCAAGGAAAGGGATCAGGATCCAAAGGACTGCAAAGACAGTGCAGTGGTGTCTTGGATTAACGGATCAGTGGTACCAGCAGCCATCAGTGTCCATTACAAACTGCACCCTGCACAGCATTACCAAAGTAATTCTGTAGGATATACACAGGAAAGGTACACAGCAATTACTGTTGTTTGGGAATCAAAAAATTAGCTTATCCTTGTACTGGAAAAACAGACCTACATTCTGAAAACCTTATGAAGCAGAATAGAGAACATGCTGAGTAAGAGGCTTTCCACATTTCCAAAAGCTTTAAGGAGTGCTAATTTACTCTCAGATGTATTGCAAGGATTGCTCTTTCCACCCAGGAGACACAGCAGTTCGAGAGGTTTTTGAAGAGACTGGCATCAAGTCAGAGTTCAAGTCCATCCTAAGCATCAGGCAGCAACACAAGCATCCTGGAGCCTTCGGGAAGTCGGACATGTACATCATCTGCCGCATGGAGCCCTCCTCCTTTCACATCAGCTTCTGCCAGCACGAGTGCCTCCGGTGCGAGTGGATGGACCTGGAGGAGCTGGCCAGGACAGAAAACACCACGCCCATCACCAGCAACGTGGCCAAGCTCTTACTGTTCGGGTACCAGGAAGGGTTTGATAGGATTGACATAACCATGAGGGAGTTCCCAGCTGTCTACACAGGCCTGTTCTACAAGCTCTACCACAGGGAGCTGCCCGAGTCCTACAGAAACATGACATGATAGCAATACATTTCACATTTCCTTATAGTAATAACTTAGAATTACTGCAGCGTGGCATATTATAGTTATCTGTGGACTTCTTTTTAGGTAATTATTAGAACATAATTATTCTCTAATAAGCTAAGatataaattatttctaaagGTAATTATTGCTATGAGTGTGCATCAGGTTTGTTGTTCTCTACTCCATAAAGCAAGCAtaagataaataaaatacataggtacctagaagaaaacagaagtgttACTGATCCTGAAAATATATTCTGCAAGTCATTTTACTGCCACACAATAGGTTTAAAGAGCAATATAAAGACAGTATTAAACATTCATGGTTTAATCTGGTATCTGCAAAAGTAGTTATAATATCAGCAAATAATTGCTTATATTTGGCTACTttggagaggagcaggaaaggCGACATCTTTAATGCTGTGTGGCATTGGTGCTCAGAATCTGCCATGGAAGTCAGCTTTTAGCAGAcatgggaaggaaaaggatAGCTTTCTGTCCAGGTCCAGTTTTTGGTCCAGGTTTGTACTGTCCAGTTCTTTTCAGTGCCACGTACCAATCCGAGTATTTCCGTGACCGGTAAGTGTTATAATTATTGGATTCCAAACGTTCAAAAAAGAAACATTCTTCTGTCGCGTATTtctaaaagggaaaggagaaagcaTTACTGGTGTAGCACCACAAATCAGTTCTTCACATTCAGGGGACTAACTTAGCAAGAATGTGAGCAGTACCTTTGGTTTTAAGAAATAGAGATTAACTGTTTCATGACTGAAGAAAGATACTTAATGTGAAATTGCTGTTAAAAACACCTACAGAAGTTTTTACCTATGGTTCATTTATTGTCTCTAACACAGATTAATcagcttttaatttccttttaattacTGTGTAATCCTTTGTTCTGATCAGAAAATGTGTAAAAGAAGCCTTTAAGAACAAAAACCTTTAAGCAGAATATAGACAATTCAGTACAATTGCCCAAGCTGGAAATTCAGGCAGAGGCACATCAAAAAAGGGTGAAAAAAGTAAAGTCCCTATTTCTCCCCAAAGCACGTGTGACACCAGTGCTTTCCTACAGTCCGTTGTCAATGTAAACATTTTGACATAAATCCCATCATTAAGGTGACAAATGACAGCTCAGGCTTCATGAACTGTGTATTCCTTAACATTCCCCAGAGGTGACATTTCAGAGGCTGGACTGCTGTCTAGCAAGAGCGGGATGCCAGCCACTGCACTGTCAATCTCAGCACCTGGAAAAACTCTGGATATCTGTggtttttcctttcaaatgctCTTCAGTCCAGGCTGCATCCAGAGTGCAGATCTGGCAGTAGAAGCTTTCTCAGCACCTCATGAAACACCTGAACTCTGCTCAAATTAAATGCAGTTTACTATCACATTCATTGAGCACAATTTGAATCCATAACATCAAAAGACAAGAATTTCCCTTTGAGTCACGTCCTTGAAGTCTGGCAAAACTTGGCTGATCACAGTGAAGCCACATAAGCATGACAGAATGAACAGGTCATATCCTTAAATAACAAATTATCATAAAATACAAGTCAGtcaaaattcttcctttcacgGGAAGTTTGGGAAATTTCttcattaaattaaataatcacATTTCATTCCATAAAGTCAAAGTATTTCATTCTTACAATTAATCTGGAAAGTCAAAATAAGCCATATCAGATGGaaatatttacattctttcatCAAAAATCTGCCAGAACAGATGCATTTCtgcacaaatattttcagttaaaaGAGCATTTTCCAAGGGGAGGTTTTGACTATCTGCATTCACAACCAGCCATTCCCCTCCGTTTCTTCTCTCCCATGACTGACCCTGTTAGTAAATAACATGAAAATGCTCAATTAAAAGCTGCATCATTCAGATTTCCACACAACATGACCCACTGAACCCCCACGCAGGTCACCAGGGTGATCAGTGGTCCACCGGCTGTGCAATAAATCATCCTGCAAAGCCCAGCTCAGAACAAAACCTGCAGCATGTCTCAACAAGTAATTACAAAAACATCCAACAAGACGAAAAACAGACCCGAGTAAGAATTTGCAAACACATTTCCGAAAATGTTGATTTATTTGTAAAACAAGGACACTACGCAAATAGATCCTGGACActgaaaagtaattaaaaaaccccagacatTAGAAAGGACAGGGTAGTACTTGAGTAGCTGATGGATTAGAGGACTAAATTATGTGTTTAGAAATTAAAGTTCCACAatgttttgaaagaaatttcAGCAGTGTTTCACCATGTGCAATTCACCACAGACATTTGCAATGTACACTCTTTGCGAGCTCTTGTGAAACACAGCCCTGTTCTAACTGAACAAGAGATGCTGGCAATTAGAAGCAGTTTCTTGAATGTGTTTAGAGGCAGAAAATGGTAAAGGCACAGCCAGCCACAGACTGTTGGAAGTCACAGCACAGAAATCCTCATGGAAAAACATTGCCAGTGCTACAGAAAACAGCCATGAAATTGCAGCAGCATTTGTTAGGCTGGTTGgagaaaaaaagtcttaaaagAATAGAGTTTCCACCTATGAATAACAACAACGTTGCATGCAGCAAACATGATTCAAGTAATACCCATTTCCAGAAACAACACCGAAGAAAAAAGAGTTTTACAAGCTCAAGTGAGAAGCACAGAAGCACAAAATGACCCAACTTTACATATTCTGAGAGAGTAATTCTGAGTGAGTGGAGGATACTTTACAGGCATTTGGCCTTACAGGAACTAAGCAAACTAGAACTGTTGCAAGGGAAGCATATTCTACAACCAAACCCACCATGCAGCAGCAGGTCAGAAATCCCAAATATAAACACACCCCTGTGTTTATGTTTATCATTTCACAAATAGTACTAAACACCCTATTTTGATCATTCCCCATCACATAGGGTATGGAGTGTGATTAGAATGGGAAGCCGAATGCCACCGCACCAGCACCACAGGAAATTCCCAATTATCCTTAACTCAAGAATAGCACAGTGGACAACTCCTCACATTTTCTTCAACTGAGCTGTCACACAATATCCGAGTAACTTGACCAGGTTCTTTAACTGCATTCCCAAGCCCACACAAAACTCCCTGGAGCCGGAACTGAGGAGCGCcctgggaattcctgctccTGTAAAACTACCTTCAGTCTCATTTCatggaggcagaggaggggattcagaaataatttctgcagcCCCTGGCACGGGTCTTTCATTAGCTACAGATCAGCCAGGGTTAGGAATGCACATTGTTAGCTCCAGCCACGGAGCAGACTTGCACAGAGGCTGAACGGGGCTGTGTGAATACACAAAGCACCAGGGACTATTGCAAACCAAAATTCTGGCAGGGTGAATGCCCTACAGTGGTGCTTCACCAGGCACTTAAGAATATAAATGTGAATGAGGGATTTACAGTGTCTAGGTTTCATAAGCAAAATGAATGTAACTGCAGCTCTTAAAGCAAGATTTATCATCTGGCTCTGAAAGACATTAACTCTCAGAATCTGCTGCACACACTGGCTTTAAAACATAGTTAAAAGTTCAGCTGATACCAATAAAACACACaagagtttaaaataaaactagtCTCACTAGAGAGCAGCTGAATTTACCCACATTTAtatagcttttaaaattttatcatcacattttcaaaatttttttgcCAGTTTTCTAGTTAAGAAATAGAAAGGAAGTAGAAATGCCCCAAAAAAACTTGATTCtctacaaagagaaaaatgagaaaatacttTATACTGATTAGTACCatgacagtaatttttaaaagaaattggCTTTACTTTCCCCTTTAAAGAGGTCTTTTAAAATCACTTTATGTGcaagtaagtgaaaaataaaaaaattactccTGAGGGTAAAAAAAGGCAGACACTTCAGTCTTcatttgtttttataatttcctgatcatgtgatttttttccctcacagaCAAGCCATTCTGTATTCCTGCTAAATTTTGCAGCTGCTAGGTAGGGCATAAATACTCAACTCCTCCTAATTCCTATTTCAAGTAACTGACAGAAGCTGTGCAGAACTCATTTCTCCTGATAAATCCCACACTGAGCAGCTGAGGAAGTCCGCAGGAAGAAAGGCTACCCCACACAGAGCAAAGGCAGGACACAGCAACACAGAGACATCAAGCAAGTGCTTCTTACCAAGGCCAGCAATCTGCCATCCTCCTTCATGGCCAGGAAGCGATTGGCACTGACACCTTTGATGGACACCACTCCTCGTTCTTCCGCCTGAAGCTGCAGCTTGACTgcgaacaaaaaaaaaaagacaaaggcTTTCACAGCCATCATGGGATTGCAGCACTTGACGGTCTCTGCTTCAAACCCTCCACCACAGAAAGCTTCAGCTTGCAATGAAAACAATAGATTTTCAACCTTTGGCTTTCTGATCCCATTTTTACAAAGAAAGTAGCTACTCTCAAATTGGCAACGGCGAGATTGAGTTATTCCATCTTCATTTTGCAGTTTAAAACCCATGAAATTCCTTGAAAGTCCACTCAGGGCACGGTCAATTGCTCccagaaaatggaaatttttcatGGCAATTTTTCCACAGCTATCTCCGATGCAGAACAGCATCGGACACTGAACACACACAGCTCTGTACAGGCAGACTGTGAGCAACCTAACTCAGACTATTCAGGTCCATATCACTCCCTAAGGGTTCTGGCAGTTCCCAACAGAAAATATCCATTAGTTTACCTCATCCATCCAACAAGTGGGTggaacaaacaaacagaactgCAGCAATAGTTGAAGGCAGCAAAGGCACAAGAAACAGTGGTATACAAAGCAGGAACATGTTTTGTAtcaattaaaagaaattaaacattttataGAAATGAAAACATGTAAGGTCCTATCACACAGCTTTTAGCTACTACCTGTGAACTATTAACACAAAGCCTTAACTGATTTCTGTAGCCATAAATCAAACCCAGTAGTTTGGATGAACACATGAAAGCTTCCCCTTTTGCCTGCCTTTGCCTATTGTATACATCTCAGACAAGAGCTTCCTTCACTCATCTGCTTTGGTTCAGCAAGTGCTTTACTCCATTTGGAGATGCAGTTTTAAATAGCTTGAGCTTTTCAGCCATCAGAATAAATGCCTGAAGTGACTGTAAATTTTGAAGGAGCATCTCTTGAGATTCAGAGAAAGGTTGTTGCTTATTTGGCTTtttgcagaagggaaaaaaagacagcacTGAAGAAACCAACCAAAACTCCAAGACCAGGAATACAGGGAACATAAAACTCTTGGGATAATTGCTGCTAACCCTTTTTCAGGGTAAAAGTTAAAAGTCAGGCACAATTTCATCTCAGAATCAAGTATCCAAAATACAGCGCTCCTAAGTTATGAGGCCAAAATCAGACTTGTGAACAGCTCCAAACGCTTTGGTGTAACTCTTTAGCCTCTGGGGAAGCAAGAAGTGGAAAagtgctctgggcagggattgTGGGAAATGGACTTTTGAGATGTGCCAAGCACACAGCTTTCACCACACACTTAACAAGAAACAGTTGTGGAACAgctgaaaattaatattaattactACAGTACTGACTTAATATGCTTTGTGACTTTCTCTGGACAAAAACACACACGAAATCCTACAGCATCACACTGGGCCAGAAGTTCaaattctgtaaaaataaacTTCTGGTAAAGGTTTGTAAGTCCTGTAAAAATTTGTATAgcttgtgaaaataaaaaaaccccaaggtgTTCCTGCAGAGTTTGAAAAGAGCTGCAATACTGAAAGCTCCAAAAGGAAAATCAGCTTCACTGGGTTTTCCTCTCCAACTCCAAAAACACGTGAACAAACACAGCCAGAACAGTACTGtgagtttttcaggtttctgtgTTATTTTACCGCTTTATAAATGCAGTGAGTATTTGCCACAGGGTTACACTGAACTGGAGATGCCAAGATACAATACAGCCTTACTGATCAAACCCATTTTGACCACATGATTGTCAGTAGAAGTAACAATTTTAGGTTTAGCTCACTGCAGCTAAATTGGATGTAAGAGAAATGTATCACTTGACACCGATGATCTGCATCTTTTGCAACCTTTGGTCACCAACAGCAATAGTGCAGACTCCCTTCATCATTTCACACCTAGTCCCAATACTTGTTTTCAGCACAACTGAACTTCAAGACCCCATCCATGAAAGTCAAATAATTAAGACATTTGTAGCCtgaaaaaagcagcagattGTTTTGAAAGAGCTCATTAACCAAGGGCTAAAGAGGCTCATTTTCCCAGATATTCTGGCCCCTTTAGCATGGCAGTGAGTTATTTCCCTGTTCTCATTCATGCTCTGCAATCCACAAGGAACGCCAAGCACAAGGCTCTGCTCAACGCTTGCTGGTGTTGTGAGAACACAGAGCTCATCCGCTGAGCAAACATCCCCAGGACTGGGGCTAAGTCATCATTAAGTTACTGAATTAAACAGTAAAACCAACTCGAAGGACCCAGGAAATTTACAGCTCCTATTAAAGACTTTCTTTTCTATCAGAATCATTCTGCTGAGTAAGAAGGAATGAATTGCAGGATGTATATTTGCACACCAGTGGAGAAACTCTGAGTGATGTAGTTCGAGTGAACCTACAGTGCCTTCCAGTCATATAAAAATGGATAGAGGGAATGTCTTTTCCCAACAATACACACTTCTTCTGTTCAAGATTCATATTCACTGATGTTCTGGCTGAAAAACACCACAAGCTATACAGTCCAACCCGTATTTCCACAGAAACCTGTACAATCTGTGGCACTAAAGGAAGCTGGACCACACTGCAACAGGCAATGAGATGTTCTTTCACAGGGTATGTGGCCAGGACAGATGTGCAAACTGCAGGTTAAACTAAACAGTGTATTTCAGAAAGTTACAAATGGGCATTTATTTCACAGCCTGGAGAGACTTTTCTAAGAATATGGAAGTTGAAAAGTGGTATTTAATAGCATTGTGGTTGGCAAAGTTTCAgatttctgttaaaaaatggatcttcctcattttcttagagacctcaaaaaaaaaaaaatacttccaagGCACTTTTGCACAGTCCAGTGGAGAAAGTAATTTTAAGGACAAATAGCTAAACAGGAAAAGTGTTAACAAATGCAGAGGACAGAGAAAACATGAACATTTTCCAGAAGTAATTCTATCGTCCTGAGCACTAGAACTGGAAAAATCACATACAAAATGCAAACTCTCGGGTCCTTTTACAGTTCTAATAAACCAAAGCTTTAGAGTGGCCCAGGAACTGCACAACTTAAACGGCCTCAAAAGGTTTCATTGCTTTGCATCCTAAACAGTTCAGCCAAAAATCTCCTTCAAAACTGGTTCATTTCAAAGACCTGGGCAAAACCTACCAACTTagtatttcagaaaaacagagcTGCACGTTCTGGAAGTTGCTCACTGCTGAGTTGGTACTACTCAGACTCCTAGTGGGAATCTGTTGGCAAACCCTTCGCCGGGGGCAATCCCTGTGACCAAAGCCACGTGCTGGTATTTCAGTCACAGCAGCTGCACTGGCTAAGATGTTCTGGGGCAGGAGAATGCCTCTGGGGCAGGAGGATCagtaaggaaaagggaaaataaaggttacagggaggagagaaagggaCAGAAACATaataggaataaaataaaaggcaaacaaaaagaGCAAAATGCAGTGAAGACAGGGCAGGGTAAGGGCAGTACAGGAGGGTGCTGTACTGGAGCATGAGGCAAACTCACACATCTGAAGAAAGTGGAATTTGAGGATGTATTAGCCAAAGGGATTAATAAAACCCCCCTTTTCCTACTCCTCCACAAGGAAATGGGAACTCGAACCACTATATCAGAGAAACCCTGTAAAAACCAACTATGAGCTTCTGGCTTTGGATGCATTTACACAGCAAATAAAGGTTTGATTACAGCCTCAGCTGTATTTTCACTGTAACCCTTCCAGCTAACACCCTACAGACAGACTTCAGTGCAGACTAGAGCTACAAGTACCAGT from Anomalospiza imberbis isolate Cuckoo-Finch-1a 21T00152 chromosome 4, ASM3175350v1, whole genome shotgun sequence includes:
- the NUDT6 gene encoding nucleoside diphosphate-linked moiety X motif 6, with product MQTINAWKFPGGLSNPGEDIGDTAVREVFEETGIKSEFKSILSIRQQHKHPGAFGKSDMYIICRMEPSSFHISFCQHECLRCEWMDLEELARTENTTPITSNVAKLLLFGYQEGFDRIDITMREFPAVYTGLFYKLYHRELPESYRNMT